Proteins from a genomic interval of Microcoleus sp. bin38.metabat.b11b12b14.051:
- the cpdA gene encoding 3',5'-cyclic-AMP phosphodiesterase, translated as MTPDSPLRVAQITDTHLFAEIDRQWKGISTARTLQAVLDRLQQIQPQPDLLLLTGDLSQDETPESYQRLVSLIAPLGIPAYWIPGNHDNIPVMTEILNRPPISPEKSWMLGNWEFLLLSSVEAGCDGGRLSPDSLQWLDYQLQQTGDRSVMIALHHHPLAINCEIMDSMMLHNADEFFAIVDRYPQIKIVLCGHIHQEFQQQRGLVSYLGTPSTCIQLLPKTSGIVLDTIGPGFRSIELAIDGTWETRIERAAAEPATA; from the coding sequence ATGACACCAGATTCTCCCCTCCGAGTCGCCCAAATCACCGACACTCACCTGTTTGCAGAGATCGATCGACAATGGAAAGGAATCTCAACAGCCCGCACCCTGCAAGCAGTTCTCGATCGCCTGCAACAGATACAGCCGCAGCCCGACTTACTGCTGCTGACAGGCGACTTATCCCAAGACGAAACACCCGAATCTTACCAGCGCCTCGTCTCCCTCATCGCCCCCTTGGGAATTCCCGCCTACTGGATACCGGGAAACCACGACAACATCCCAGTTATGACAGAAATCTTAAATCGGCCACCAATTTCCCCAGAAAAATCGTGGATGCTGGGAAACTGGGAGTTTCTACTGCTTTCGAGTGTGGAAGCCGGATGCGACGGCGGGCGGCTTTCCCCAGACAGCTTGCAGTGGCTCGACTATCAACTGCAACAAACGGGCGATCGCTCTGTTATGATTGCTTTGCACCATCATCCGCTGGCGATCAACTGTGAGATCATGGACAGCATGATGCTGCACAATGCCGATGAATTTTTCGCAATTGTCGATCGATACCCTCAAATCAAAATCGTCCTCTGTGGACACATTCACCAAGAATTTCAGCAACAGCGAGGCTTAGTTTCCTACTTGGGTACGCCGAGTACCTGCATCCAACTGTTACCCAAAACCTCTGGGATTGTCCTCGACACCATCGGGCCCGGATTTAGATCGATCGAATTGGCGATCGATGGTACTTGGGAAACTAGAATTGAGCGAGCAGCCGCAGAACCTGCAACAGCTTAA